From one Phocoena sinus isolate mPhoSin1 chromosome 6, mPhoSin1.pri, whole genome shotgun sequence genomic stretch:
- the LOC116755489 gene encoding UPF0472 protein C16orf72-like has protein sequence MEERKEEGKAEIQEHGPEHWFSKWERQCLSEDEQLPPELQEEAAAAAQPEHKQQKLWQLFQNSATAVAQFYKDRVCQQPGLSLWVPFQNAATAVTNLYKESVDTHQRSFDIGIQVGYQRRNKDVLAWVKKRRRTIRREDLISFLCGKVPPPRNSRGPPRLTVVSPNRATSAETSSSVETDLQPFREAIALHGKAV, from the coding sequence ATGGAGGAGCGGAAGGAGGAGGGCAAGGCCGAGATCCAGGAGCACGGGCCCGAGCACTGGTTCTCCAAGTGGGAGCGGCAGTGCCTGTCCGAGGACGAGCAGTTGCCCCCTGAGCTGCaggaggaggcggcggccgcCGCACAGCCCGAGCACAAGCAGCAGAAGCTGTGGCAGCTCTTCCAGAACTCGGCCACCGCCGTGGCCCAGTTCTACAAAGACCGAGTGTGTCAGCAGCCAGGACTTTCTCTTTGGGTTCCCTTCCAAAATGCAGCCACTGCCGTCACCAACCTTTACAAAGAAAGCGTGGATACCCATCAGCGAAGTTTTGATATTGGAATTCAGGTTGGCTATCAGCGACGCAATAAAGATGTGTTGGCTTGGGTTAAAAAGCGCAGAAGAACTATTCGTAGAGAAGATTTGATCAGCTTCCTGTGTGGAAAAGTTCCTCCACCGCGAAACTCTAGAGGTCCCCCAAGACTGACTGTAGTTTCCCCTAACCGAGCTACTTCAGCGGAAACTAGCTCATCTGTAGAGACTGATTTGCAACCCTTCCGGGAAGCCATAGCTCTGCATGGTAAAGCCGTTTAA